One Flagellimonas sp. CMM7 genomic region harbors:
- a CDS encoding superoxide dismutase produces MAFELPKLPYAYDALEPHIDARTMEIHHTKHHNGYTTKLNGAIGGTELEGKGILDILTNLDMSNGAVRNNGGGFYNHSLFWEIMSPNGGGTPSGDLATAIDDAFGSFDAFKEKFSAAAGTRFGSGWAWLCVNKGGKVEVCSTPNQDNPLMPGSGCEGHPILGLDVWEHAYYLNYQNRRPDYVAAFFNVINWDKVSENYAANK; encoded by the coding sequence ATGGCTTTTGAATTACCAAAATTACCCTATGCATATGATGCTTTAGAGCCACATATAGACGCAAGAACAATGGAGATTCACCATACGAAGCACCATAATGGATATACCACTAAATTAAATGGTGCAATTGGAGGAACAGAGTTGGAGGGAAAGGGAATCCTTGATATTTTAACCAATTTGGACATGTCCAATGGAGCAGTGAGAAACAATGGAGGTGGATTTTACAATCACTCTCTTTTCTGGGAAATAATGTCTCCAAATGGAGGAGGAACACCAAGTGGAGATCTGGCTACAGCTATTGACGATGCTTTTGGTTCTTTTGATGCGTTTAAAGAAAAATTTAGCGCAGCTGCTGGTACAAGATTTGGATCTGGTTGGGCTTGGCTTTGTGTTAACAAAGGAGGTAAGGTTGAGGTTTGCTCCACTCCAAACCAAGACAATCCCTTAATGCCGGGATCAGGATGCGAAGGACACCCTATCTTAGGATTGGACGTTTGGGAACATGCATACTATTTAAATTATCAGAATAGAAGACCAGATTATGTGGCGGCCTTTTTTAATGTAATTAATTGGGACAAGGTTTCAGAAAATTACGCAGCCAATAAATAA
- a CDS encoding acyl carrier protein, whose protein sequence is MSDIASRVKAIIVDKLGVDENEVVPEASFTNDLGADSLDTVELIMEFEKEFDIQIPDDQAENIATVGQAISYIEEAK, encoded by the coding sequence ATGTCAGACATTGCATCAAGAGTAAAAGCTATCATCGTTGATAAGCTGGGTGTAGATGAGAATGAAGTAGTGCCAGAAGCTAGCTTTACCAATGATTTAGGAGCGGATTCCTTGGACACTGTTGAACTTATCATGGAGTTTGAAAAAGAATTTGACATTCAAATTCCTGATGATCAAGCAGAGAACATTGCAACTGTTGGTCAAGCCATTAGCTATATAGAAGAAGCGAAGTAA
- a CDS encoding IPExxxVDY family protein: protein MAMSTTHKISADFYDDNFQLIAIHSGLEDYAMTYAINSNCQLHLKRIENDLKFDKNLSFSVFEWDDEMNDMCWTLVSNKCVVEEVVPSDGLFESNTSFRTNHLIKERKEVDYFLKIDAGDELKLEEQVRFINKIPKVVTAYPLETQTLKSKRNLIF from the coding sequence ATGGCCATGTCAACGACGCATAAAATATCAGCAGACTTTTATGATGATAACTTTCAACTCATCGCCATACATAGTGGCTTGGAGGATTATGCCATGACCTATGCCATAAATTCCAACTGTCAACTGCATTTAAAAAGAATAGAAAATGATTTGAAGTTTGACAAAAACCTTTCATTTTCAGTGTTTGAGTGGGATGATGAGATGAATGATATGTGTTGGACACTAGTTTCCAATAAATGTGTAGTTGAAGAGGTTGTTCCATCAGATGGCCTTTTTGAAAGCAATACTTCCTTTAGAACAAACCATTTGATAAAAGAAAGAAAGGAAGTGGATTATTTTTTAAAAATTGATGCTGGAGACGAATTAAAACTTGAAGAACAAGTTAGATTCATTAACAAAATACCAAAAGTTGTAACGGCCTATCCGTTAGAAACACAGACCTTAAAATCGAAAAGAAACCTAATCTTTTAG
- a CDS encoding exodeoxyribonuclease V subunit beta, with protein sequence MEGTNFKIYNASAGSGKTYTLAKEYLKLLLSNDSSVKFRQILAITFTNKAVGEMKTRILDNLHAFGSDKNKGALFHEICQDLSLSVEQLQQRSKTVLKRILHNYSFFEVSTIDKFNHKIIKTFARDLQLSQNFEVELDIELLLEEAVGHLLERAGTDKELTQVLLAFSLEKIDDDKSWNISYDLVEIGKLLFQENHSGHVEKLLSKSIRDFQQIQKNITSQIAVIESNVSTEAQKVLQEIENQGFDSSDFPRQTLPNHFRKIIDGVFGIKVLYNNKLEQNLLEHKILKAADKRDVTHLGNIVLESFLSIKKNIYKRSFYKNIYGNIVPLTLLNEIAKEIKNIEVEKDVIPISSLNSLLSKEIKDQPVPFIYERMGEKYRHYFIDEFQDTSKMQWNNLIPLIGNALESENERKENGSLFLVGDVKQAIYRWRGGRAEQFLNLINLKSHPFAVAPSINTLDTNWRSYSEIVEFNNSFFTLVAPFLKGEDYKNLFLEGCNQKPNNKSGGFVQLSFLDNNINDKEEAYCNEVLKTVDEVTSKNHPFSDICILVRDNNKGMLLANFLSENDIPIISSDSLLLNNNEKVRFLISILKVMDDLNDKEARYEALLFLAKKEKHDFISSNIDKIEELFSTTYGFHLNSLKGQSVFTILEKAIIQFDLSVNAAAYLSFLMDEVLLVEKRDGPGLHSFLKYWEKKKASLSITAPDNVNAVKIMTIHKAKGLEFPVVIFPFANAIIDDKRKKKKSWVSKVNDEDDFGLDEFLINTNQEMLHYNQITADVYIDEVKKTELDAMNVLYVALTRAEKALYIISEASKNSPSLMNSTSYSDLFYCYLQSQDVPKNDQQVYAFGVSQKNNATTSASSTKNLHISYLTRQKEDPGFTISTKSSHLWDDEKREAIEMGNLIHFALSNIITSDNVPHVLEKLRLSGHIPEDATNYLKEKILGVVNHPELKKYFTDQYQILNEQEILTINGGSLRPDRIAIKHNEATIIDYKTGKTSPSHKEQITQYADVLKEMDFEIKHTIIVYIDHKINPVFL encoded by the coding sequence TTGGAGGGTACCAACTTTAAAATATACAATGCATCTGCCGGTTCTGGTAAGACCTATACCTTGGCCAAGGAATACCTTAAATTGCTGCTGTCCAATGACTCCTCTGTAAAGTTTAGGCAGATTTTGGCCATTACCTTTACCAATAAAGCTGTAGGCGAAATGAAAACCCGGATTTTGGATAACCTTCACGCTTTTGGAAGTGATAAAAATAAAGGGGCGCTATTCCATGAAATCTGCCAAGACCTTTCATTAAGCGTCGAACAACTTCAGCAACGATCCAAAACAGTACTTAAAAGGATTTTGCACAACTACTCATTCTTTGAGGTTTCCACGATTGATAAATTCAATCATAAGATTATAAAGACCTTTGCACGTGATCTTCAGCTTTCGCAAAATTTTGAGGTAGAGTTGGACATTGAATTGCTCTTGGAAGAGGCTGTGGGACATTTATTGGAAAGAGCTGGAACCGATAAGGAACTTACTCAAGTTTTATTAGCATTCTCACTTGAAAAGATTGATGATGACAAGAGTTGGAATATTTCATATGATCTAGTGGAAATTGGAAAGTTACTTTTTCAAGAAAATCATTCTGGGCATGTAGAAAAACTGTTATCAAAATCAATAAGAGATTTTCAACAAATTCAAAAGAATATCACCTCACAAATAGCAGTGATTGAAAGCAATGTTAGCACTGAAGCGCAAAAAGTACTTCAGGAAATTGAAAATCAAGGATTTGATTCCTCTGATTTTCCAAGACAGACCCTTCCCAATCATTTCAGAAAAATAATTGATGGAGTGTTTGGCATTAAAGTGCTTTATAACAATAAATTAGAACAAAACTTACTTGAGCATAAAATCCTTAAAGCTGCGGACAAAAGAGATGTTACCCATCTGGGAAACATTGTTTTAGAAAGTTTTTTATCGATCAAAAAAAATATTTACAAACGCAGCTTCTACAAGAATATTTATGGCAACATAGTTCCGCTTACATTGTTGAATGAAATTGCAAAAGAAATCAAGAACATAGAAGTTGAAAAAGATGTCATCCCAATTTCGTCATTAAATTCATTGTTATCAAAAGAAATAAAAGACCAACCTGTTCCTTTTATTTATGAAAGAATGGGAGAAAAATACAGGCACTATTTTATTGATGAGTTTCAAGATACTTCTAAAATGCAATGGAACAACCTGATTCCTTTAATTGGAAATGCCCTAGAAAGTGAAAATGAAAGAAAAGAAAATGGTTCCTTATTTCTTGTTGGAGATGTAAAGCAGGCTATTTATAGATGGCGTGGAGGTAGAGCGGAACAATTCTTAAACCTTATTAATTTAAAATCGCATCCTTTTGCAGTAGCGCCAAGTATTAACACTTTGGATACAAATTGGAGAAGTTATAGTGAAATTGTCGAATTCAACAATAGTTTTTTCACATTGGTTGCCCCATTTTTAAAGGGTGAGGATTACAAAAATCTTTTTTTAGAAGGCTGCAATCAAAAACCCAATAACAAATCTGGCGGTTTTGTACAATTATCATTTTTGGACAATAACATCAACGACAAGGAAGAAGCCTATTGTAATGAGGTTCTAAAAACTGTTGATGAAGTTACATCTAAAAACCACCCCTTCTCTGACATTTGTATTCTAGTCCGTGACAATAATAAAGGTATGCTTTTAGCCAATTTTCTATCCGAAAACGACATTCCTATTATTTCTTCAGATTCTTTGTTGTTGAACAACAATGAAAAGGTTCGTTTTCTTATTTCAATACTAAAAGTGATGGATGATTTAAATGATAAAGAAGCACGCTATGAAGCTTTATTGTTTTTGGCTAAAAAAGAAAAGCATGATTTTATATCATCCAATATAGATAAGATTGAAGAGTTGTTTTCCACTACCTATGGGTTTCATTTGAACAGTTTAAAAGGGCAATCGGTTTTCACCATTCTTGAAAAGGCCATCATCCAATTTGACCTATCCGTAAATGCAGCTGCCTATCTTTCTTTTTTAATGGATGAGGTATTGCTAGTAGAAAAAAGAGATGGGCCAGGATTACATTCCTTTCTAAAATATTGGGAGAAGAAAAAGGCAAGCCTTTCCATTACTGCTCCAGATAATGTTAATGCTGTTAAAATTATGACCATTCACAAGGCCAAGGGTCTAGAATTTCCAGTAGTCATCTTTCCGTTTGCCAATGCGATAATAGATGATAAACGAAAGAAAAAGAAATCATGGGTTTCCAAAGTTAATGACGAAGATGATTTTGGATTAGATGAATTCTTAATCAACACGAACCAAGAAATGTTGCATTACAATCAGATTACGGCGGATGTATATATTGATGAAGTAAAAAAAACGGAATTGGATGCCATGAATGTATTGTATGTGGCATTGACCAGGGCTGAAAAAGCACTCTATATTATTTCTGAAGCAAGCAAGAACAGTCCCTCCTTAATGAATTCAACCTCTTATTCGGATTTGTTTTATTGCTACTTGCAAAGCCAGGATGTTCCTAAAAACGATCAGCAAGTTTATGCTTTTGGCGTATCTCAGAAAAATAATGCTACTACTTCTGCCTCTTCCACCAAAAATCTTCATATTTCCTATCTAACAAGGCAAAAGGAAGATCCTGGTTTTACCATTTCAACAAAATCCAGTCATTTATGGGATGATGAAAAAAGAGAGGCTATTGAAATGGGTAATCTTATTCATTTCGCACTAAGCAATATCATTACAAGTGACAATGTTCCCCATGTCCTTGAAAAACTTCGGTTATCCGGCCATATTCCTGAAGATGCCACGAATTATTTAAAAGAAAAGATACTTGGTGTCGTCAATCATCCAGAACTGAAAAAATATTTCACGGATCAGTATCAAATATTGAATGAGCAAGAGATTCTTACCATAAATGGAGGTTCATTGCGCCCAGACCGGATTGCAATCAAACATAATGAAGCAACAATTATTGACTATAAAACTGGAAAAACATCTCCATCTCATAAAGAACAGATCACTCAATATGCTGATGTGCTAAAAGAGATGGATTTTGAAATTAAACATACTATTATTGTCTATATTGATCACAAAATAAATCCCGTTTTCCTTTAA
- a CDS encoding phosphoribosylglycinamide formyltransferase — MKRIVILASGSGSNAENIISFFRESPSIEVSAVLTNKKTAAVLERCDRLKTPAFYFNRAAFTDSDRVVKLLKALSPDLIVLAGFLWKVPASLIKAFPNTIINIHPALLPKYGGKGMYGAKVHQAVKDNLESETGITIHYVNENYDEGAVIFQAKTVVVSSDDADSIAKKVHQLEYDHFPKVIEKLLLKDGQ; from the coding sequence ATGAAGCGAATAGTAATCTTAGCCTCAGGTAGTGGTTCAAATGCCGAAAATATCATCTCTTTTTTTAGGGAAAGCCCCTCAATAGAGGTTTCTGCCGTACTTACCAATAAAAAAACCGCTGCGGTTTTAGAACGTTGTGACAGACTTAAAACTCCAGCTTTTTATTTTAACAGAGCTGCTTTTACTGATTCTGATCGTGTTGTTAAACTTCTAAAAGCGCTAAGCCCAGATTTAATTGTTTTAGCTGGTTTTTTGTGGAAAGTCCCCGCTTCTTTAATAAAAGCTTTCCCAAATACCATTATTAACATTCATCCAGCATTGCTGCCTAAATATGGTGGAAAAGGCATGTACGGCGCTAAAGTCCATCAAGCAGTAAAGGATAATTTAGAGTCAGAAACTGGAATAACTATTCACTATGTCAATGAGAATTATGATGAAGGCGCTGTTATATTTCAAGCTAAAACAGTGGTCGTTTCAAGTGATGATGCCGATTCTATAGCCAAAAAAGTGCACCAATTGGAATATGATCATTTTCCAAAAGTGATAGAAAAACTTCTTTTGAAAGATGGCCAATAA
- a CDS encoding amidophosphoribosyltransferase, with translation MSDAIKHECGISLIRLLKPLEYYKEKYGTAFYGVNKMYLMMEKQHNRGQDGAGFASIKLDMDPGERYMSRVRSAQQQPIQDIFAQINDRINTSLTQHPEYVDDVALQKKNIPYIGELLMGHVRYGTFGKNSIESVHPFLRQNNWMHRNLIVAGNFNLTNVDELFNNLITLGQHPKEMADTVTVMEKIGHFLDDAVAKLYKQIKKEGFNKREASPLIAERLNVAKILTKASKNWDGGYTMAGLLGHGDAFVVRDPAGIRPAYYYKDDEFVVVASERPAIQTVFNVKYDDVKELDPGHAIIIKKKGTVHLEEILEPTERKACSFERIYFSRGSDKEIYQERKMLGKLLFPKILKAINDDLANTVFSYIPNTAETSFFGMVKEAQNYLNAKKEEQILALGPKITGEELHRILEVRPRIEKVAIKDAKLRTFITQDSSRDDLVTHVYDISYGSVEENDNLVIIDDSIVRGTTLKKSILKILDRLSPKKIIVVSSAPQIRYPDCYGIDMAKLEDFVAFKAAQALHIENGTTDKIKAIYEKCLTQTNSKDKEVVNHVKEFYEPFTPEQISKKIAQILSPEGINAEVDIIYQSIESLHQACPKNLGDWYFTGDYPTPGGNRVVNRAFINFYEGKNERAY, from the coding sequence ATGAGTGATGCGATTAAGCACGAATGCGGAATATCACTGATCCGTTTGCTTAAACCTCTGGAGTACTACAAAGAAAAATATGGTACAGCCTTCTACGGCGTAAACAAAATGTACCTAATGATGGAAAAACAGCACAATAGAGGTCAGGATGGTGCTGGTTTTGCAAGTATAAAGCTAGATATGGATCCTGGAGAGCGATACATGAGCAGGGTGCGTTCTGCGCAACAGCAACCCATACAGGATATATTTGCTCAAATTAATGATCGCATTAATACTTCTTTGACCCAACACCCAGAATATGTAGATGATGTTGCACTTCAAAAAAAGAACATTCCATATATCGGTGAATTATTAATGGGTCATGTTAGATATGGCACTTTTGGGAAAAATAGTATTGAAAGCGTTCACCCATTCTTAAGGCAAAACAATTGGATGCACCGCAACCTTATTGTTGCTGGTAATTTTAATTTGACCAATGTTGATGAGCTTTTCAACAACCTTATTACATTAGGTCAGCACCCAAAAGAAATGGCCGATACCGTTACCGTAATGGAAAAAATAGGGCATTTCTTGGACGATGCCGTTGCCAAGCTTTACAAACAAATAAAAAAAGAAGGATTTAATAAAAGGGAAGCTTCACCCTTAATTGCGGAACGACTTAATGTGGCAAAAATATTGACCAAAGCTTCCAAAAACTGGGATGGTGGTTATACTATGGCCGGTTTGTTGGGTCATGGAGATGCTTTTGTAGTTAGAGATCCTGCAGGAATAAGACCAGCATATTACTATAAAGATGATGAGTTTGTCGTTGTAGCTTCAGAAAGACCTGCTATTCAAACTGTTTTTAATGTTAAATATGATGATGTTAAGGAATTAGACCCTGGGCATGCAATAATCATAAAGAAAAAAGGAACTGTCCATTTGGAAGAAATACTTGAACCCACTGAAAGAAAAGCATGTTCTTTTGAGCGCATCTATTTTTCAAGAGGAAGTGATAAAGAGATTTACCAAGAACGAAAAATGTTGGGTAAACTCTTGTTCCCAAAAATTTTAAAAGCCATTAATGATGATTTGGCAAATACAGTCTTTTCATATATTCCCAATACTGCCGAGACTTCTTTCTTTGGTATGGTAAAGGAGGCTCAGAACTACCTTAACGCAAAAAAAGAGGAACAAATCTTAGCCTTAGGTCCAAAAATTACTGGTGAGGAGCTTCATAGGATTTTGGAGGTTAGACCTCGCATTGAGAAGGTGGCTATTAAGGATGCAAAGCTACGAACGTTCATTACGCAGGATAGTAGCAGAGATGACCTTGTAACTCACGTATATGATATTTCCTATGGCTCTGTAGAGGAAAATGACAATCTGGTAATAATTGATGACAGTATTGTTAGGGGCACAACCTTAAAAAAGAGTATTTTAAAAATTCTTGATAGGTTGTCTCCTAAAAAAATAATAGTAGTTTCTTCAGCACCACAGATAAGGTATCCAGATTGTTATGGAATAGATATGGCCAAACTGGAGGACTTTGTTGCTTTTAAAGCGGCTCAAGCGCTTCATATAGAAAATGGAACCACGGACAAAATAAAGGCCATCTATGAAAAGTGCTTAACTCAAACTAATTCTAAAGACAAGGAAGTTGTTAACCATGTTAAAGAATTTTATGAACCCTTTACTCCCGAGCAAATTTCGAAAAAGATTGCTCAAATCTTGAGTCCAGAGGGTATTAATGCTGAAGTAGACATTATCTATCAAAGTATTGAAAGCTTACACCAGGCATGTCCAAAAAACCTAGGAGATTGGTATTTCACAGGAGATTATCCTACCCCTGGAGGAAATAGGGTCGTAAATAGGGCTTTTATTAATTTCTACGAAGGGAAGAACGAAAGAGCATATTAA
- a CDS encoding viroplasmin family protein, with the protein MANKRKFYVVWKGKRPGIYEAWADCKAQIEGFKGAQYKSFQDFAEAKKAFNSNYLEYKGKSKDKKELTQEELLKIGEPNYNSISVDAASSGNPGKMEYQGVDTKTKRTLFKQGPFEQGTNNIGEFLALVHGLAFLKNNKSTRILYSDSRIAMGWVRKKKCGTKLKKNTKNKVVFELIERAEEWLKKNSYNTPIAKWETKAWGEIPADFGRK; encoded by the coding sequence ATGGCCAATAAGAGAAAATTTTATGTTGTTTGGAAGGGTAAGCGACCTGGTATTTATGAGGCATGGGCAGATTGTAAAGCCCAAATAGAAGGATTTAAAGGAGCACAGTATAAATCTTTTCAGGACTTTGCGGAAGCAAAGAAGGCCTTTAACAGCAATTATTTGGAATACAAAGGAAAATCTAAAGACAAAAAGGAGTTAACTCAAGAAGAACTATTAAAAATTGGAGAGCCAAATTATAATTCTATTTCGGTGGATGCCGCTTCCAGTGGCAATCCTGGTAAAATGGAATATCAAGGCGTAGATACTAAAACCAAAAGAACACTTTTTAAACAAGGCCCTTTTGAACAGGGAACCAATAATATAGGTGAGTTTTTAGCTCTTGTGCATGGATTGGCCTTTCTAAAAAACAACAAAAGCACCCGCATTCTTTATTCAGATTCCAGAATTGCAATGGGTTGGGTAAGAAAGAAAAAATGCGGCACCAAGTTGAAGAAAAACACTAAAAACAAAGTAGTGTTTGAACTTATTGAACGTGCTGAGGAATGGTTGAAGAAAAACTCCTACAATACTCCTATTGCCAAATGGGAAACCAAGGCTTGGGGTGAAATTCCTGCGGATTTTGGAAGAAAGTAA
- the rnc gene encoding ribonuclease III: MRFTSKIFNSPPKTDGDFFLGVKKILGFKPKDIEIYKKAFLHRSVNKRDAEGNPMNYERLEFLGDAMLGTIISKHLYNEVPEGDEGYLTKMRSKVVSRKHLNQLGKDLELLHFVESRIPKSHFGENIHGNVFEALVGAIYLDRGYTYCERFINERVIQPYVDIEQLEGRVISYKSLVIEWCQKQKKSFYYDVYEDTGNDELKHFAVKLTIGEKILAKARATSKKKAEEKASRRAYFALQSRIENQ, translated from the coding sequence ATGAGATTTACTTCCAAAATATTCAATTCCCCACCGAAAACGGATGGGGATTTTTTTTTGGGAGTTAAAAAAATTCTAGGTTTCAAACCCAAAGACATAGAGATCTATAAAAAGGCTTTTCTGCATCGTTCCGTAAACAAAAGAGATGCCGAGGGTAACCCCATGAATTATGAACGACTTGAGTTTTTAGGGGATGCCATGTTAGGAACCATTATATCAAAACACCTTTACAATGAAGTCCCAGAAGGGGATGAGGGCTATCTTACCAAGATGCGTTCTAAGGTTGTAAGCAGAAAACACCTTAACCAATTGGGCAAAGATTTGGAACTTTTACACTTTGTGGAAAGTAGAATCCCGAAATCACATTTTGGAGAGAACATACACGGAAATGTATTCGAAGCCTTGGTTGGAGCAATCTATTTAGACAGAGGTTACACATATTGCGAGCGGTTCATCAATGAACGTGTTATACAGCCCTACGTTGATATTGAACAGTTGGAAGGCAGGGTTATCAGTTATAAAAGTTTGGTTATAGAATGGTGTCAAAAACAAAAAAAATCCTTCTATTATGATGTCTATGAAGACACGGGGAATGATGAATTAAAGCATTTTGCAGTTAAACTTACCATAGGAGAAAAGATTCTGGCAAAGGCTAGGGCGACCTCCAAAAAGAAAGCAGAAGAAAAGGCATCAAGGAGAGCATATTTTGCATTACAGAGCAGAATTGAAAATCAGTAA
- a CDS encoding PfkB family carbohydrate kinase produces MGKLLIVGSMAFDAIETPFGKTGKILGGAGTFIGLAANQFKVESAIVSVVGDDFPQTYLDIFTDRNIDISGVEIVKGGKTFYWKGKYHNDLNSRDTLVTELNTLGDFNPIVPEDFKDADVVMLGNLHPSIQMGVINQMEERPKLIILDTMNFWMDNTWDELVDVIKHIDVITINDEEARQLTKEYSLVKAAAKIQEMGPKYVVIKKGEHGALLFHDEHIFFAPALPLEEVFDPTGAGDTFAGGFAGYLAQTKNISFESIKNAIIHGSNLASFSVEKFGTERMITLQKHEIDKRLLQFKELTQFNIELT; encoded by the coding sequence ATGGGCAAATTGCTTATTGTAGGGAGTATGGCATTTGATGCTATTGAAACCCCATTTGGCAAGACAGGTAAAATATTAGGAGGAGCAGGTACTTTTATAGGCTTAGCTGCTAATCAGTTTAAAGTAGAATCTGCAATAGTTTCCGTTGTGGGAGATGATTTTCCACAGACTTATTTAGATATTTTTACTGACCGAAACATAGATATTTCCGGAGTCGAAATCGTTAAAGGTGGTAAAACGTTTTATTGGAAAGGAAAATACCATAATGACCTAAATTCCAGAGATACTTTAGTTACAGAACTGAATACCTTAGGTGATTTTAATCCTATAGTTCCAGAAGACTTCAAAGATGCCGATGTGGTCATGCTTGGAAATTTACACCCAAGTATTCAGATGGGTGTAATTAATCAAATGGAAGAGCGACCAAAGCTTATCATTTTGGATACCATGAATTTTTGGATGGATAATACATGGGATGAGTTGGTTGATGTAATAAAGCATATTGATGTCATTACCATAAATGATGAGGAAGCTCGCCAATTGACCAAAGAATATTCCTTGGTGAAAGCAGCGGCCAAAATACAGGAAATGGGACCTAAGTATGTAGTTATCAAAAAAGGAGAGCACGGCGCTCTTTTGTTTCATGATGAGCACATATTTTTTGCTCCCGCATTACCATTAGAGGAAGTTTTTGATCCTACTGGAGCCGGAGATACATTCGCTGGCGGATTTGCTGGCTATTTAGCCCAGACCAAAAATATTTCTTTTGAAAGCATAAAGAATGCCATTATTCACGGTTCCAATCTAGCTTCATTTAGTGTGGAGAAATTTGGAACAGAACGAATGATAACACTGCAAAAGCATGAGATTGATAAACGTTTGTTGCAGTTTAAAGAATTGACACAATTCAATATTGAATTAACATAA
- the fabF gene encoding beta-ketoacyl-ACP synthase II: MQLKRVVVTGMGALTPIGNNLGAYWEGLKNGKSGCAPITYFDTEKFKTKFACELKDYNPQDFFDRKEARKLDRFAQYALVSADEAIADAKLNLDEINKLRVGVIWGAGIGGLETFQQEVLNFADGDGTPRFNPFFIPKMIADIAPANISIKHGFMGPNYTTVSACASSANAMFDALNSIRLGYCDVIVTGGSEAAVTIAGMGGFNAMHALSTRNESPETASRPFDGTRDGFVLGEGAGALILEEYEHAKARGAKIYAEVLGGGLSSDAHHMTAPHPEGIGVVEVMKNCLENAGLKPEDVDHINTHGTSTPLGDVAELKAISKVFGDHAKNININSTKSMTGHLLGAAGAIEAISVILAMENGLVPPTINHGTVDENIDASLNLTLNKAQKREVNVAMSNTFGFGGHNACILFKKLG; this comes from the coding sequence ATGCAGTTAAAGCGAGTAGTAGTTACCGGAATGGGTGCGTTAACACCCATTGGCAACAATTTAGGGGCTTATTGGGAAGGACTAAAGAATGGTAAAAGTGGTTGTGCGCCCATAACGTATTTTGATACGGAAAAGTTCAAGACTAAATTTGCCTGCGAACTTAAAGACTATAACCCACAAGATTTTTTTGATAGAAAGGAAGCTAGAAAACTGGATAGGTTTGCGCAGTATGCCTTGGTCTCTGCAGATGAGGCTATTGCAGATGCTAAGTTAAATCTGGATGAGATAAACAAATTGCGGGTAGGTGTTATTTGGGGAGCAGGAATTGGAGGTTTAGAAACCTTTCAGCAAGAAGTTTTAAACTTTGCTGATGGTGATGGAACCCCAAGGTTTAACCCATTCTTTATTCCGAAAATGATAGCAGATATTGCACCGGCCAATATTTCCATCAAGCATGGATTTATGGGACCAAACTATACAACGGTTTCTGCATGTGCGTCATCTGCAAATGCCATGTTCGATGCCTTAAACTCCATACGTTTAGGATATTGTGATGTAATTGTAACAGGAGGAAGTGAAGCAGCAGTTACTATTGCTGGAATGGGTGGCTTCAATGCCATGCATGCATTATCTACTAGAAACGAAAGCCCAGAAACAGCTTCAAGACCATTTGATGGAACCAGAGATGGTTTTGTTTTAGGAGAAGGAGCAGGTGCTTTAATTTTAGAAGAGTATGAGCATGCCAAAGCAAGAGGGGCAAAAATATATGCAGAGGTTTTGGGAGGTGGATTATCCAGTGATGCCCACCACATGACCGCTCCACACCCAGAGGGTATCGGGGTTGTTGAAGTGATGAAGAATTGTTTGGAAAATGCAGGACTGAAACCAGAAGATGTAGACCATATAAATACTCATGGAACTTCTACACCTTTAGGAGATGTGGCCGAACTTAAAGCCATTTCTAAAGTTTTCGGAGATCATGCAAAGAATATAAATATTAATTCTACGAAATCAATGACCGGGCACTTATTGGGTGCTGCAGGTGCCATTGAAGCCATCTCGGTTATATTGGCAATGGAAAATGGTCTTGTACCTCCAACTATAAATCATGGTACAGTTGATGAAAATATTGATGCTTCCCTTAATTTGACTCTTAATAAAGCTCAGAAACGAGAAGTTAATGTAGCGATGAGCAATACTTTTGGTTTTGGCGGACATAATGCCTGCATTTTGTTCAAGAAATTAGGGTAG